One segment of Nostoc flagelliforme CCNUN1 DNA contains the following:
- a CDS encoding DUF1816 domain-containing protein: MKTIWHNLKEVLINTFDSLGLAWWVEIVTQNPRCTYYFGPFLSSSDAKLSSIGYIEDLEIEGAEGISVNVKRCKPNNLTIAEDLGERFDRKVQPAFGGQI; this comes from the coding sequence ATGAAAACCATTTGGCATAACCTCAAGGAAGTGTTAATTAACACGTTCGATTCCCTCGGCTTGGCTTGGTGGGTAGAGATTGTGACGCAAAATCCCCGTTGCACATACTACTTCGGGCCATTTCTGAGTTCTTCTGATGCAAAATTGTCAAGCATTGGATATATAGAAGATTTGGAAATCGAAGGAGCAGAGGGAATTTCTGTGAATGTGAAGCGCTGCAAACCTAATAACTTAACAATCGCTGAAGACTTGGGGGAAAGATTTGACCGCAAAGTACAGCCTGCCTTTGGCGGTCAGATTTAA
- a CDS encoding hybrid sensor histidine kinase/response regulator — MLDTWTLLIIDDCAADRKIYRRYLLKDPHQSYQILEADCAEEALALCQKMRFDVILLDFCLPDMSGLELFDQMQQEILETSVPVIMLTGRGDEEIAVQAMKRGALDYLVKQHLTQDVLQLTVRNAIKQSCLQAQLHKTQERQRLIATTALRIRQSLNLEQILNTAVAEVQQLLKCDRVIVYQFAPDADGKIVASSVELCRTVELCDRVGTREEAGEQRKERGKLITHSPPCTLPPAPLPLLPNPQSLIPYIYELGLCNCVSLKEQFNTKANLVVPINLSNNGNPTPKLWGLLIAHHNSGERQWQTDDAQMLNEVSVQLAIAIQQAELLAQTQASLAKEKQLNAFKSQIIATVSHEYRTPLTSILAAASTLVKHSQQLDQSKQERFLGIIEHKARYMSKLVDNMLLVNQFELEKPKFQPIRLDLLQFFSDLIEQERETVGDRHELIFQITGNNQDFWGDRGLLQQIFTNLISNAIKYSPDGGTVEFHLIGKESQVIFYIKDQGIGIPMADQENLFQSFSRGSNVDTIPGTGLGLAIAKACVELHGGDINLSSQVGQGTKVTVSLPKKCPIAQLSPSST; from the coding sequence ATGTTGGACACATGGACGCTACTCATCATCGATGATTGTGCAGCAGATCGAAAAATCTATCGTCGATATCTGTTGAAAGATCCGCACCAGTCCTACCAGATTTTGGAGGCAGACTGTGCAGAAGAAGCACTTGCTTTGTGCCAAAAAATGCGCTTTGATGTCATCCTCCTAGATTTTTGCTTACCTGATATGAGTGGGTTAGAACTCTTCGATCAGATGCAGCAGGAAATATTAGAGACTTCTGTCCCTGTGATTATGCTGACAGGGCGTGGTGATGAAGAGATAGCTGTGCAAGCAATGAAACGAGGTGCATTGGATTATTTGGTCAAGCAACATCTGACACAGGATGTACTGCAACTAACAGTCCGCAACGCCATTAAGCAATCGTGCTTGCAAGCCCAACTCCACAAAACTCAGGAGAGACAGCGCTTAATTGCCACGACTGCTTTAAGAATTCGCCAGTCTCTTAACCTAGAGCAAATTTTGAATACGGCTGTAGCTGAGGTACAGCAACTTCTAAAGTGCGATCGCGTGATAGTCTATCAGTTCGCCCCAGATGCAGACGGTAAGATAGTTGCCTCCTCAGTTGAGCTATGCCGCACTGTAGAATTGTGCGATCGCGTCGGGACACGGGAAGAAGCAGGGGAGCAGAGGAAAGAAAGAGGTAAATTAATTACTCATTCTCCCCCTTGCACCCTGCCCCCTGCCCCTCTGCCTCTTCTGCCCAATCCCCAATCCCTCATCCCTTATATCTATGAGCTTGGCTTGTGTAATTGTGTCAGCCTAAAAGAGCAATTTAATACTAAGGCAAATCTAGTAGTTCCCATTAATCTGAGCAACAATGGGAACCCAACCCCCAAGCTTTGGGGTTTGTTGATTGCTCACCATAATTCCGGGGAACGACAGTGGCAAACCGATGATGCCCAAATGCTCAATGAAGTTTCAGTGCAACTAGCGATCGCCATCCAACAAGCGGAATTGCTAGCCCAAACTCAAGCATCACTTGCCAAAGAAAAGCAGCTCAATGCATTTAAATCGCAAATTATTGCCACAGTTTCCCATGAGTATCGAACGCCGCTAACTTCAATTCTTGCTGCTGCATCAACTTTGGTAAAACATAGCCAGCAACTAGATCAGTCTAAACAAGAGAGGTTTTTAGGAATTATTGAACACAAAGCCAGGTATATGTCCAAACTTGTGGATAACATGCTTCTGGTTAACCAATTTGAACTGGAAAAACCCAAATTTCAGCCAATCCGGCTCGATTTACTGCAATTTTTCTCTGACTTGATCGAACAAGAGCGAGAAACAGTAGGCGATCGCCACGAATTGATTTTTCAAATTACTGGTAATAACCAGGACTTTTGGGGCGATCGCGGACTTTTGCAGCAAATTTTTACTAACTTAATATCCAATGCAATTAAGTACTCACCAGATGGAGGTACTGTAGAATTCCACCTCATCGGCAAAGAATCACAAGTAATCTTTTATATCAAAGATCAAGGAATTGGTATCCCAATGGCAGATCAAGAAAATTTGTTTCAATCCTTCAGTCGTGGAAGTAACGTTGACACAATCCCCGGTACAGGATTGGGGCTAGCGATCGCTAAAGCTTGCGTAGAGTTACATGGTGGCGATATTAACTTGTCTAGTCAAGTAGGGCAAGGAACTAAAGTTACAGTCAGCTTACCGAAGAAATGCCCAATTGCTCAACTATCCCCATCATCAACTTGA
- a CDS encoding DMT family transporter, with product MSLHQSSGRWRLGLALSLLTVLLWGILPIALAVTLQVLDVYTVIWFRFLVSFLLLGVYLGIRGKLPKLEQLRSASWKLLAIATLFLGINYFLFMQGLALTSPANAEVLIQLSTLLLGFGGLVIFKERYRLYQWIGVSVMTCGYLLFFREQLTNLITAHGTYILGSVLIALGATAWAIYALAQKQLLQSLSSPSIMLIIYGGCALLFTPLARIQSLFILDSFHLGMLIFCALNTLIAYGAFAESLEHWEASRVSAVIALAPIVTLISVAVVSVIAPNWIPSENFTSIAILGAGLVVTGSVAIALGKTN from the coding sequence ATGTCACTACATCAAAGTTCTGGTCGCTGGCGCTTAGGGCTAGCGTTATCGCTATTGACGGTCTTATTGTGGGGAATTTTACCTATTGCTCTGGCGGTAACTCTGCAAGTACTTGATGTCTATACCGTTATTTGGTTTCGCTTTTTAGTATCATTTTTACTGCTTGGTGTGTATTTAGGAATACGCGGTAAATTACCAAAGTTAGAACAACTGCGTTCTGCTTCTTGGAAATTATTAGCGATCGCTACACTATTTTTAGGGATTAATTACTTTCTCTTCATGCAAGGTTTAGCACTAACATCGCCTGCTAACGCTGAAGTTCTCATTCAATTATCTACCCTTTTATTAGGTTTCGGAGGGTTAGTGATTTTTAAAGAACGTTATCGGCTATATCAATGGATTGGTGTCAGTGTAATGACTTGCGGTTATCTTTTATTTTTTCGGGAACAACTAACAAATTTAATTACAGCACATGGCACATACATACTAGGTAGTGTCTTGATTGCGCTAGGAGCAACGGCATGGGCTATTTATGCTTTGGCACAAAAGCAATTATTACAATCTTTATCTTCCCCTAGCATTATGTTGATTATTTATGGGGGTTGTGCTTTATTATTCACTCCTCTAGCAAGAATACAATCACTTTTTATACTTGATAGCTTTCATTTAGGAATGTTGATTTTTTGTGCTTTGAATACTTTAATCGCTTACGGTGCTTTTGCCGAATCATTAGAACATTGGGAAGCATCACGAGTGAGTGCGGTAATAGCTTTAGCTCCCATTGTGACATTAATATCAGTTGCAGTTGTATCAGTTATTGCACCTAATTGGATACCATCAGAAAACTTCACTTCAATTGCAATATTAGGAGCTGGTTTAGTAGTCACAGGTTCAGTAGCGATCGCCTTGGGGAAAACTAATTAA
- a CDS encoding response regulator, which translates to MTKKLHEPLLVVEDSNEDFRMLQRLMRRMSVQNPIHRCTNGDEVLDFLYQLGSEALRNSKVALRPSVILLDLNLPGIDGRDILDRLKQDKSFKEIPIVVFTTSSNPKDIELCYQKGANGYLVKPMDAQELKKTIQAFVDYWLEANMPPALD; encoded by the coding sequence ATGACAAAAAAACTTCATGAACCTCTGCTTGTTGTTGAGGACAGCAATGAAGATTTTCGGATGCTACAACGTCTGATGCGGCGAATGTCCGTCCAGAACCCCATACATCGTTGTACTAATGGGGATGAGGTTTTAGACTTCCTCTATCAACTAGGAAGCGAAGCCTTACGCAACTCGAAAGTAGCACTAAGACCTTCTGTTATCTTGCTCGATCTGAATTTGCCAGGTATTGATGGCCGTGACATTTTAGATAGGCTTAAGCAAGACAAGAGTTTCAAGGAAATCCCCATCGTTGTTTTTACCACATCATCTAACCCCAAGGATATTGAGCTGTGCTACCAAAAGGGCGCAAATGGATATCTGGTAAAGCCGATGGATGCTCAGGAATTAAAAAAGACGATACAAGCATTTGTAGACTATTGGCTTGAAGCCAATATGCCGCCAGCCTTGGATTAA
- the truB gene encoding tRNA pseudouridine(55) synthase TruB yields the protein MLSQGFLNLNKPFDWTSHDCVARVRKLLRLKRVGHAGTLDPAATGVLPIALGKATRLLQYLPENKAYKATIRLGVRTTTDDLQGEIITSQPCAGLSLAQVKSVLPQFEGKIEQIPPSYSAIQVDGKRLYDLARQGKTVEVPVRTVKVFQIDILDWREGDFPELDVAIACGSGTYIRAIARDLGAILETGGTLSALIRTQSSGFDLTDSLTLSDLESKLQAGIFQPICPDVALQHLSSVSLPATSAQKWCQGQRISLTFNVPEIVRVYDEETRFLGIGQLQDEVLIPEMVYEPIS from the coding sequence GTGTTATCTCAAGGTTTTCTCAACTTAAACAAGCCATTTGACTGGACTTCCCACGACTGCGTAGCGCGAGTGCGAAAATTGTTGCGCCTCAAACGTGTAGGCCATGCGGGAACCTTAGATCCAGCTGCAACTGGGGTTTTACCAATCGCCCTTGGTAAAGCCACAAGATTATTGCAATATCTGCCAGAAAACAAAGCTTACAAAGCCACTATTCGCCTGGGTGTGCGTACCACAACCGATGATTTACAAGGCGAAATCATTACTTCTCAACCTTGTGCTGGATTGAGTTTGGCACAGGTGAAAAGTGTATTACCACAATTTGAAGGCAAGATTGAGCAAATACCACCTAGTTACAGTGCAATTCAAGTGGATGGTAAACGCCTCTACGATTTAGCACGCCAAGGTAAAACGGTGGAAGTTCCAGTACGAACAGTAAAAGTTTTTCAGATAGATATTTTGGACTGGAGAGAAGGAGATTTTCCCGAATTGGATGTTGCGATCGCCTGTGGTTCTGGTACATATATTAGAGCGATCGCTCGTGATTTAGGTGCAATTTTAGAAACTGGTGGCACTCTGTCCGCTTTGATTCGCACCCAAAGCAGTGGTTTCGATCTAACAGATAGTCTCACTTTGAGCGACTTAGAAAGTAAACTGCAAGCCGGAATATTTCAACCGATTTGTCCAGATGTAGCTTTACAACATTTGTCATCTGTTAGTTTACCAGCAACATCTGCTCAAAAATGGTGTCAAGGTCAGCGAATTTCTCTAACTTTTAATGTTCCTGAAATAGTACGAGTTTATGATGAAGAGACTCGCTTTTTAGGTATTGGGCAATTACAAGATGAAGTGTTAATTCCCGAAATGGTTTATGAACCGATTTCTTAA
- a CDS encoding alpha/beta hydrolase, with product MNSLFGNWASTLRKNSLLLVLSMVLPTFGISNSVLAAERIYASYSALELSISVTTLENYAKTGVINEDLAAYQQYLPLQQLQELRQILVNRVKVSPVVVSQLLYTPQGELLLHRLAQIIKTSHPEPGFGALRSALILASGESEGLTLLNVLRKYPSSSIRLDVAQTLEIATELEKLVNQTHRAIAAVSQESKIEAATIKQPNLSQLPDLKVPGKFKSQKYTQKFFDSTRNRLLLTDVYIPNVQNAAPVIVISHGLGLDSSNFQYLATHLASYGFAVVVPNHPGSDAKQLRSLLKGHANEIAEPGEFQDRPMDITYILNQLEKGNQSDSRFKGRLNLQQVGVFGQSLGGYTALALAGAKINFEQLKQDCQPAALQNTWNMSLMLQCRALELSISKSGKDYNLRDERVKAAIAVNPITSSIFGKAGLSQIKTPVMIVSSSDDTVAPALSEQILPFSWLANSQKYLVMLVGGTHFSTIGNGNPANQQVALPADMIGDASQARRYMNILSLPFFQTYIVGRPQYTPYLNAAYTQSISSKSLGLSLVKSLNTTELAQLLDIKGAKPAKKNFPTP from the coding sequence ATGAATAGTTTGTTTGGTAATTGGGCCAGCACCCTGAGAAAAAATTCCCTATTGCTGGTTCTTTCAATGGTGCTGCCAACATTTGGAATTAGCAATTCTGTCTTGGCAGCAGAGCGGATTTATGCATCTTATTCAGCTTTAGAGCTTTCCATTTCAGTCACTACTTTAGAAAACTACGCTAAAACAGGTGTAATTAACGAAGATTTGGCAGCCTATCAGCAATATCTGCCTCTTCAACAGCTTCAAGAATTGCGGCAGATTTTAGTTAATCGTGTGAAAGTTAGTCCGGTAGTAGTTTCGCAACTTCTCTACACACCCCAAGGAGAGTTGTTGCTGCATCGGTTGGCGCAAATTATCAAAACCAGTCACCCAGAACCAGGATTTGGTGCTTTACGTTCGGCGCTAATTTTAGCCTCTGGTGAATCGGAAGGCTTGACACTATTGAATGTGTTGCGTAAATATCCCAGCAGCAGCATTCGCCTTGACGTAGCGCAGACTTTAGAAATAGCTACGGAATTAGAGAAACTTGTTAACCAAACCCATCGGGCGATCGCAGCAGTTTCGCAAGAGTCTAAAATAGAAGCTGCTACCATCAAACAACCAAATTTATCGCAATTACCCGATTTAAAGGTTCCGGGAAAGTTTAAGTCGCAAAAATACACCCAAAAGTTTTTTGACTCAACGCGCAATCGGCTTTTATTAACTGATGTTTATATTCCCAATGTCCAGAATGCTGCACCCGTAATTGTGATTTCTCACGGCTTGGGTTTAGATAGCAGCAACTTTCAATATTTAGCCACGCATCTAGCTTCTTACGGATTTGCCGTCGTCGTACCCAATCATCCTGGTAGTGATGCTAAACAATTGCGTTCTCTGTTAAAAGGACACGCCAATGAAATAGCAGAACCAGGTGAATTTCAAGACCGACCAATGGACATAACATATATCTTGAATCAATTGGAAAAAGGTAATCAATCTGATTCACGGTTTAAAGGTCGGTTAAATCTGCAACAAGTCGGAGTATTTGGTCAATCTTTGGGAGGCTACACAGCCTTAGCCTTGGCAGGCGCTAAAATCAATTTTGAGCAGCTAAAACAAGACTGTCAACCAGCAGCACTGCAAAATACCTGGAATATGTCTTTAATGCTCCAGTGTCGCGCTTTAGAATTGAGCATCAGCAAATCTGGCAAAGATTATAACCTGCGGGATGAGAGAGTGAAAGCTGCGATCGCAGTTAATCCCATTACTAGTTCGATTTTTGGCAAAGCTGGCTTAAGTCAAATCAAAACTCCAGTGATGATTGTCAGCAGTAGTGACGATACAGTTGCACCGGCTTTATCCGAGCAAATTCTCCCTTTCTCCTGGTTGGCGAATTCACAAAAGTATCTCGTCATGCTTGTAGGTGGCACTCACTTTTCCACCATTGGTAACGGCAACCCCGCAAATCAACAAGTAGCATTACCTGCCGATATGATTGGCGATGCTTCCCAAGCGCGTCGTTACATGAATATTTTAAGTTTACCTTTCTTCCAAACATACATTGTAGGAAGACCGCAATACACGCCCTACCTTAACGCCGCCTACACTCAAAGCATTTCTAGTAAGTCGCTTGGTTTGAGTCTCGTCAAGTCATTGAATACAACCGAATTAGCACAATTGCTGGATATAAAAGGAGCCAAACCCGCAAAAAAAAACTTCCCAACACCATAG
- a CDS encoding alpha/beta fold hydrolase has translation MSDRHPTTARLNVYIQGQGFPILGLHGHPGTGRSLSVFTNHLSKRYKTFAPDLRGYGKSRWNGNFTMNDHLTDLEALLDRFEIEKCLLLGWSLGGILAMELALRLPERITGLILVATAAKPRGSHPPITWQDNLYTGVAALINYIKPSWQWNIDTFGKRSLFRYLIQQHTSTAYNYIATAAVPAYLQTSRAATRALYSEIQSGYNRLLDLQQIECPSLVLAGDQDRHITSSSSLETAQHLNNSQWRCYHNTAHLFPWEIPQQVLNDIDHWLEVHPQVIGSQ, from the coding sequence ATGAGCGATCGCCATCCTACCACTGCACGTCTCAATGTCTACATCCAAGGTCAAGGATTCCCTATTCTGGGCTTACATGGTCATCCTGGTACTGGTCGTAGTCTATCTGTCTTTACCAATCATTTATCAAAACGTTATAAAACTTTTGCCCCTGATTTACGAGGATACGGCAAAAGTCGCTGGAATGGTAATTTTACTATGAATGACCATTTAACTGATTTAGAAGCGCTGCTAGACCGCTTTGAGATTGAAAAGTGTCTATTATTGGGATGGTCACTTGGGGGCATTCTGGCAATGGAACTGGCATTACGTTTGCCAGAGCGCATTACAGGGCTGATTTTGGTGGCGACAGCCGCAAAACCCCGTGGGAGTCATCCTCCTATTACTTGGCAGGATAATTTATATACTGGCGTTGCTGCCCTAATAAACTATATAAAACCAAGTTGGCAATGGAATATTGATACTTTTGGCAAGCGATCGCTTTTTCGCTACTTAATCCAACAACATACATCTACGGCTTACAACTACATCGCTACCGCAGCAGTACCAGCTTATTTACAAACCTCTCGTGCCGCGACTCGCGCCCTTTATAGCGAAATTCAATCGGGATACAACCGACTTCTTGATTTACAACAAATAGAATGTCCTAGTTTAGTACTTGCTGGTGATCAAGACCGCCACATCACATCTAGTTCTAGCTTAGAAACTGCTCAACACCTCAACAATTCTCAATGGCGATGCTATCACAATACCGCCCATCTTTTTCCGTGGGAAATCCCTCAGCAGGTGCTGAATGACATTGACCATTGGCTGGAAGTTCATCCGCAGGTAATTGGTAGTCAATAG
- a CDS encoding ATP-binding protein, with amino-acid sequence MKQPENTTTQATALTNHDRKPIHIPGSIQPHGVLLALNTQLEILQVSNNTQAYLGKEPEDLLGKPLSYLLEAQQIETVKQCLLKKIGSPNACKVSRNTLHQQRDFDAIAHRTEEAVILELEPTDSKSEVSFLDFHALAGEAIAKMQRTSNLLEFLHVVAEEVQKIIGFDRVMVYRFDQSGAGSVLSEVKQEDLSPYLGLHYPATDIPAQARELYTRCFLRFLPDLTAEPVKLLPLENPTTHQHLDLSYSVLRSFDSCCAEYHQNMGVKALLVVSLIQEQKLWGLISCHHLTPKYISYEVRKMCEFLGQIVSSELAHKISYSEWDYKVKLKSLQSDFLESISQADNFIDALIKPEIRLLDLVSASGAAVCLDNEITLVGATPNIHEVRALIEWADIQVNDNLFFTDSLPKLYPEALIFKDTASGLLLLRISKVRRYYILWFRPEVIQTVNWAGNPNESIQTQTDGSLILCPRKSFEQWQETVRLTSLPWETCELESAIALSNAIVGIVLSKADELAKINLELERSNRELASFAYAASHDLKEPLRGIYNFSTVLLEDYAQILDDDGIECLQTVVSLSVRMETLINALLRLSQLGQAQLREQATDLNELVTQVIEVFRASRQDFAFVDIRIPRPLPTVQCDRVLVNEVFSNLLGNAFKYNDKPEQWVEIGYLSQEEEQGAGSRGQGAGSRGQGAGSRGQGAGRAGEDELLIIDQSPIPNPQFPIPNSQFPIFYIRDNGIGIPQHHLETIFRLFKRLHSQEKYGGGAGAGLAIVKKIVELHNGQIWVESTVSVGSIFYFTLE; translated from the coding sequence ATGAAGCAGCCTGAAAATACTACTACTCAAGCTACTGCTCTGACTAACCACGATCGCAAACCAATTCACATACCTGGCTCTATTCAACCTCATGGCGTTTTACTGGCACTCAATACTCAGCTAGAGATACTGCAAGTTAGCAACAATACCCAAGCATATTTGGGTAAAGAACCAGAAGATTTGCTCGGTAAACCATTGAGCTATTTGCTAGAAGCTCAACAAATAGAAACTGTAAAGCAGTGCTTGCTAAAAAAAATTGGCAGTCCTAATGCTTGTAAAGTATCAAGAAATACTTTGCATCAGCAACGAGATTTTGACGCTATTGCTCATCGTACAGAAGAAGCTGTGATTTTGGAGTTAGAACCGACTGACTCAAAATCTGAGGTGAGTTTTTTAGACTTTCATGCTTTGGCGGGTGAAGCGATCGCAAAAATGCAAAGAACATCCAATCTATTAGAATTTTTGCATGTAGTAGCTGAAGAAGTCCAAAAAATTATCGGTTTTGATCGGGTAATGGTCTATCGATTTGACCAGTCGGGAGCGGGTTCTGTTCTTTCAGAAGTCAAACAGGAAGATTTATCACCTTATTTAGGACTCCACTATCCTGCGACAGATATTCCAGCGCAGGCTAGGGAGTTATACACGCGTTGCTTTCTGCGATTTCTCCCCGATTTGACTGCCGAACCTGTTAAACTACTTCCACTGGAAAATCCGACAACACATCAGCATCTTGACTTAAGTTACTCTGTGCTACGAAGTTTTGATTCGTGTTGTGCTGAATATCATCAAAATATGGGAGTAAAGGCTCTTTTGGTGGTTTCGCTTATTCAAGAGCAGAAACTTTGGGGATTAATATCTTGCCATCATTTAACACCAAAGTATATTTCTTACGAAGTCCGCAAGATGTGCGAATTTTTGGGACAGATTGTGTCTTCTGAATTAGCGCACAAAATTAGTTATTCAGAGTGGGACTATAAGGTAAAGCTCAAATCGCTACAGTCTGATTTTTTAGAGTCTATTTCTCAGGCAGACAATTTTATCGATGCCCTAATCAAACCTGAAATCCGTTTGCTCGATCTTGTCAGTGCTTCAGGAGCGGCGGTTTGTCTGGATAATGAAATTACCCTTGTAGGAGCAACACCAAATATTCATGAAGTTCGGGCGTTAATTGAATGGGCGGATATTCAAGTGAATGACAACCTGTTTTTCACTGATTCTCTGCCGAAGCTTTACCCAGAGGCGCTCATCTTTAAAGATACTGCTAGTGGCTTGCTGCTACTGCGAATTTCTAAAGTCCGGCGCTATTACATCCTTTGGTTTCGTCCCGAAGTTATCCAAACGGTAAACTGGGCAGGTAATCCCAACGAATCCATTCAAACTCAGACGGATGGTAGCCTTATCCTATGTCCACGAAAATCCTTTGAGCAATGGCAAGAAACGGTTAGATTAACTTCTCTACCTTGGGAAACTTGTGAACTTGAGAGTGCGATCGCTCTGAGTAATGCGATCGTTGGTATTGTACTATCTAAGGCGGATGAGTTAGCTAAAATTAATCTGGAATTAGAGCGCAGCAACCGCGAATTAGCCTCCTTTGCCTACGCTGCTTCCCATGACCTCAAAGAACCTTTGCGGGGAATTTATAACTTCTCAACGGTGCTGCTGGAAGACTATGCCCAAATATTAGATGATGACGGAATTGAGTGCTTGCAAACAGTAGTTTCCTTGTCTGTACGCATGGAAACTCTTATTAATGCTCTACTGCGGTTATCGCAGTTAGGACAAGCACAACTGCGAGAGCAAGCAACTGACCTCAACGAATTAGTTACCCAAGTGATTGAAGTTTTTCGTGCTAGTCGTCAAGACTTTGCGTTTGTGGATATTCGTATTCCTCGACCTTTACCAACAGTTCAGTGTGACCGAGTTCTCGTTAATGAAGTCTTCAGTAATCTGTTGGGCAATGCATTTAAATACAACGATAAGCCAGAGCAATGGGTTGAGATTGGCTACCTTTCTCAAGAAGAGGAGCAGGGAGCAGGGAGCAGGGGGCAGGGGGCAGGGAGCAGGGGGCAGGGGGCAGGGAGCAGGGGGCAGGGGGCAGGGAGAGCAGGGGAAGATGAACTATTGATTATTGACCAATCCCCAATTCCCAATCCCCAATTCCCAATCCCCAATTCTCAATTCCCAATCTTTTATATCCGAGATAACGGTATTGGAATTCCACAGCATCACCTAGAAACTATCTTTCGACTATTTAAGCGGCTCCACTCTCAGGAAAAGTACGGTGGAGGAGCAGGTGCTGGACTAGCTATTGTTAAGAAGATTGTTGAGCTTCATAACGGCCAAATTTGGGTTGAATCTACTGTAAGCGTTGGCTCAATTTTTTATTTCACGCTGGAATAG